The sequence below is a genomic window from Geothermobacter ehrlichii.
AATGCCCGCCGCAGGCGAAAGCTCTTTCTGCTTACTCTTTGGAGCGCCAAAGAGTAAGGCGGCATCCGGGGCCGCAACCCCGGATCAACGTCCATCGACCGCAAGGTCGCAAATATCGACTCCCCCTATCCCCGCACCCGCTCGGCGTTGTCGAGAAACCAGCGGTAGGTCTGTTCGATCCCTTCGCGCAGGGGAGTGCGGGCGCGCCAGCCGAGCTCGCGCAGGCGGGAAACCTCCAGCAGCTTGCGCGGCGTGCCGTCGGGCTTGCTGGTGTCGAAGACCAGCTTCCCGGCAAAGCCGACCACCTCGCGCACGGTTTCGGCAAGCTGGCGGATGCTGACGTCCTCGCCGGTGCCGAGATTGACGAAGCAGGGCCGCGGATAGGAGAGCAGGTTTTCCGCCAGCACCTCGTCGGGCAGGTTGAGAACGAAGAGGGAACCGTCAGCCATGTCGTCGACGAAAAGAAACTCGCGCATCGGCTTGCCGCTGCCCCAGACGACGACCTCGGAAGCGCCGGCCAGCTTCGCCTCGTGAAAACGGCGGATCAGCGCCGGCAGCACGTGGGAGTTTTCGGGATGGAAGTTGTCGCCCGGCCCGTAAAGGTTGGTCGGCATGACGGCCACGAAGCGGGTGCCGTACTGGCGGTTGTAGGCCTCGCACATCTTCAGACCGGCGATCTTGGCGATGGCGT
It includes:
- the fcl gene encoding GDP-L-fucose synthase, coding for MNKNSRIFVAGARGLVGSAMVRRLRAEGYDNLLTPERDQLDLTNQAAVRDFFHREKPEYVILAAARVGGIHANNTYPAEFIYQNLAIQNNVIHSAWECGVERLLFLGSSCIYPRLAPQPMREEHLLTGSLEPTNEPYAIAKIAGLKMCEAYNRQYGTRFVAVMPTNLYGPGDNFHPENSHVLPALIRRFHEAKLAGASEVVVWGSGKPMREFLFVDDMADGSLFVLNLPDEVLAENLLSYPRPCFVNLGTGEDVSIRQLAETVREVVGFAGKLVFDTSKPDGTPRKLLEVSRLRELGWRARTPLREGIEQTYRWFLDNAERVRG